The window CCTGTGCACAGGATCAGGCGGTCAGGGCCTGCTCGACGGTGGGATAGCAGGGGATGAGCTGATCAAGGCCGATGATCTGCAGGACCCGCGGGAAGGCTTCCTGGGAGCCGGCGATGCGCAGCCGGCCCTCAGCGTCACTCGCGGCTTGGTGAGCGGTGAGGAAGACGCTGATACCGCTGGAGTCCATGAACGTCACCCGCCTGAAGTCCGCCACCACCCGCGGCGGCATCACGCCGCCCGAGGACCGCATCGCCTCGGCGAGCATGTCCTTGACGGTCAGGTCGATCTCGCCGCGCACGGGGAGCTCAACCCGCCCCCTGAGGACTCCCAGAACGGCGAAACAGGCGGCCTTGGCAGCTTGATCGGGATGGTCCCCGTCGACACTGAGTAGCTCAAACGCCAGAGATCCCAGACAGACATCTGGCTCCTCATCATCGCGCGCTGAGGCCAGGGTGTTCCTGGCCTCAGCGAAGCGCGCTTCTCCGGCGATGAACCAGGCCGTCATTCGCTAATCACCGACCGGGGCATCCCGCCGGGCACCGTCCGCGTGGAACGCACCGGCCGCATGTGCGGCGAGCTCACGTACCTGGTGCTCGCCTGGGACGTGTCCCGCTGCGCCGGACCGGGCGGCATCCGGCTCACCTGGAGGGAAGACACCGGCTGGTCACACACCCTGCTGGGAGTTGTCGTCACAGTGTCACGCCCACATCAGGAGCGATGCGAGGGTGACGGCTGCCCGGTAGGACTCGGCGGCCTTGTCGTAGCGAGTGGCGATACCGCGCCGCTGCTTCAAGCGGTTGAAGCAGCGTTCTACGGCGTTGCGCCGTGACCCTGTGCAGAAGGGCGGGTGACCACGTTGATGTTGAACGTGTGAGCACCCAGGCCGCCCGCGATGCCCATGAAGAGCAGGGCGAAGTGCTCCTGCCCGCGTGCGGTGGTGATGCCGCCGATGTCCAGCTGGGATGACGGGGGCCAGCCGAGGTCGGTGAGCAGTCGGCCGGTGGTCCGTTTGGCTTCGGCGTCGTCGCCGGAGAGGAAGACGGTGCTCGGGCCATCGAGACCGTCCGGGGCGGTCATCACGGTGGAGTCCATGGTGCACAGCGTCTTGACGACGGGGGTCAGGGGGAAGGCTTCCTGGATCTTTTCACCCAGGCTGCTGTTGGGGTGCGAGAGCTCTGTGAAGTCCTCGGAGAGGCCGACCCCGACATCGATCAGCAGAGTGCCGGCCAGCGCCGGTGCTCCGATGGAGTGCAGCAGTTCCACGGAGACAGTACCCGGGGTGGCGTTGACGAGTACCTCCGCGTGGGCGGCTGTCTCGTTCAGGCTTGCCACGGGGAGACCGAGGTCTGTCCGTTCCTTGGGCTGACGTGAACCGAGGAGCACGTCGTGTCCTGCGGCGCTCCAGCCATGGGCCAGTGCTCGGGCGACGTTGCCGGTGCCAAGTAGTCCTAAGCGCATGGTGCGACGCTAGCTGTTGTCGGGGCGCTGCGGATCGGACCTCGGGCCCGGGTGGACCGGCACCAAAGACGTAGTCCTGTGGTCGCTTGCCACTCGGTACGACAAGACCGCCGAGTCCTACCGGGCAGCCGTCATCCTCGCCTCGCTCCTGATGTGGGCGTGCCACTGTGACGACAACTCGGAGCCGGGGGCCGGCCCGCCATCCCGCGCGGTCCGCTCACCGGCCTGCACCGCGGATACGCGACACCCGATGTCGTCACGGACGTGGCCGACGTCCTGGTGTCCCGGCAGTTCCGCTCCTACACCACGCAATGGCGCGGCGAGTGGCAGTGTGCGCACGAGGTGCGCACCGCGATCGACGCTTTCCACCAACCGGCCGGCTGACCGGCACGGTCGGCTGCGCACGTGTGCGCAGACCTCCCATCCCGCCCACCGCTCTCCCTACCAACTCCCAACTCCCGGGTACCAGTCGGTGAAGTCCTCGTCGCATTACAGCCCGTTGAGGCGGTCTCTCACCCGCATCGCCGTCGTACCGCCCGGGTTGCTCGCCCGTGCGATCTGCGCGGTCAGAGACGGGACTTGCTCACCGGGACGGGGACGGAGCGACAACAGACACCTCGACAACTGCATCGGTCTTCGAAGCAGCCGCGAGCACGCTGATCATGCAGGCGCACCGGCAAAATCCAAGATCCCCGACAGAGCCGAGCTCAGTCTCGGACGACGCTGCTGATCGCGGTGCGGAGGTCGTCACCTTCCGTATCCGTGTGTGCCGACGGGAGGGGGGACGCGCTGGCGGGGTTGAGCGCATCGAAGAGCAGGGCCATGAAGCGTGCGCGCGTGCCAGGCGTGGTGCCGGGGAGGGCGAGGCCGGCGACGCCCATGACGAGGAAGCGCGGAATGTCGTCCGCCGTGAGGTCGGTGCGGATCTCCCCCTGCGCCTGGCCGTGCTCCAAGAGAGGACGAAGGGAGTCACTCAAGCGCCGGAGGGCATCCACGGCGACGTCGGCGAAGTTGCCGACGAAGGTGACCAGTCCCCGCTCCTCGGTGATCAGGTCGAGTAGCCGGGTGGCGATGTCCAGGAGGGACTGGCGCGGGTGGCTGGAGGCCGTGGCGTCGGTGATCAGCGGAAGGAGGTCGGTCTCGAGGATGTCGTCGAGGACCGCCCGGACAAGGGCCTCCCGGTTAGGGAAGTGCCGGTAGAGCGTGGCGATGCCCACGCCCGCCTCGGTCGCGATCTGCTCCAGGGAGCCCTCACCTGTGCCGAGGACGTTGCGTCCGGCCGCGATGATGCGCTCCGCGCTGGAGCGGGCGTCAACCCTGCGGAGCCGGGGTGTGCGCGGTGCGGCGTTCGGCATCTCTGACCCTCCAGTTTCTACATCGCAGACTACTCAATCGCCCGCGCGATAATAGCCGTCTACCGCTTTGATAGTTGACTATCGCTTTGGTAGTACCATCTCACTTCGTTCGGATGCGCGTGCCCGTCGGGGTGCGCCGGAGAAGGGAAAGCGTGTGTCTGTGCTGCTGTATCGGCTGGGGCATTTCGCCTACGCCAGGCCCTGGTATGTGATCACCGGCTGGTTGGCGGTGATGTCCGCCGTGGTGGCGCTGCTCGTGGTCAATCCCGTCAAGTTGAGCAACGAGGTGCGCATCGACGGCACCCCCGCCCAGGAGATCATCGACGATCTGGCGAAGTCCCTTCCCGAGGCGTCCGGCGGGCAGGGCATGCTGGTGTTCCGCGCGCAGGACGGGGCCCGGGTCGACGGCGAGAGCAGCCGCGCCGCCCTGATAGCCGCGGTGGACGCGGTCTACCGCCACGCCCACGTCATCGACGCGCGCGAGATCCTCGCCGAGGAACTGTCGAAGGGTGAGAAGAGTCCGCTGATGCGGGCCCAGGCGGCGGTGGCCGAGGCCGCCGGGCAGCCGACGGGAGCCAAGGCGCCGGCGCCGCTGCTGCAGGACGGACGACCGGTGCCCGGGGTTGTGGTCTCGTCGGACGGCTCCACCGCCCTGATGCAGTTCCAGTTCGACGAGCAGACCTATGAGCTGCCCTCCGGCACGATCGACAGCACCGTCCAGGCCGCGAAGCGGCAGGCTGAACACGGCCGCCTCGACGTGCTGCCGTCGGCGGCGATGCTGGAGATACCGGAGATCGTGGGCGTCGGTGAGATCGTCGGCGTCGTGGTGGCGGCCATCGTCCTGCTGGTCACCCTGGGGTCGGTCGTGGCGGCGGGCCTGCCCCTGGTCATCGCTCTGGTCGGTGTCACGGTGGGCGTCGGCGGCGCTTTCACTCTCTCCACCGTCTTCGAGATCCACTCGCTCACCGCCGTACTGGCCCTGATGCTGGGGCTCGCCGTCGGCATTGACTACGCCCTGTTCATCGTCAACCGGCAACGGCGGCTGATTCTGGACGGCGGCCTGGACGCGCACGAGGCGACCGGTCGCGCCATCGGCACCGCCGGGAGCGCGGTCTTCTTCGCCGGCAGCACCGTCATCATCGCCCTGGCAGGACTGTTGGTGGTCGGTATCACGCTGCTCAGCACCATGGCCCTCGCCGCCGCGGCCACGATCGCCATCACCGTCCTGCTCGCCCTGACCCTGCTGCCGGCGCTCCTGGGCCTGGTCAAGGAGCGCATCTGCTCGCCCAGGACCCGACGCACGGCGCAGCAGCAGGCCTCCGCCGCCGCACGGACACGGGCCACCCGCTGGGGATCACGCCTGGTCCGCCACAAGTACCCCGCTCTCACGGCGGCGTTCCTGATCCCCCTGGTTCTGGCTCTCCCTGCCCTCGATATGCGGATGGGCCTGCCGTCCGGCGCCAGCTACAACCCCGACACCGCGCAGCGCCAGAGCTACGAGGAGGTCAGTGAAAGCTTCGGCCCCGGCTACAACGGCCCCCTCATGGTCGTCGCCCGCTCCTCCGACAGCGGGCAACCGCTCCCACCCACGGCCCTCGCCGCAGTCGTCTCCGACCTGAAGGACACCGAAGGCGTCACATCGGTCTCTCTGGCAGGTACGAACTCCGCCGGCACCGTAGCTGTCCTCAGCCTCATCCCTGGCGAGGGGCCGAACGACGACGGCACCAAGGACCTCGTCACCTCCGTGCGGGACAAGAGCCGGGAGATCCGCGAAACCCATGGCGTCACCCTCGGCATCACCGGCTTCACCGCCCTCGCGATCGACGTGTCCGACCGCCTCGCGGACGTCTTGCCCCTCTACGTGGCCACCGTTCTCGGACTCTCGCTGATCGTCCTGCTCCTGGTCTTCCGCTCCGTACTCGTCCCGGTGATGGCCACCCTCGGCTTCCTGCTCAGCATCGCCGCCACCTTCGGCATCACCACGGCCGTCTTCCAATGGGGCTGGTTGCAGGCGCTGTTCGGACTCGACGCGAGCGCACCCGTGATGAGCCTGCTGCCCATCATCGTCACCGGCGTGCTCTACGGACTGGCCATGGACTACCAGGTCTTCCTGGTGACCTCGATGCGCGAAGCCCGCATGCACGGCGCCGATCCGATCGACGCGACGGTCTCCGGCTTCGCCCGGGCCAGCGCCGTCGTGGTCGCAGCAGCCACGATCATGGTCTCGGTCTTCGCCGGATTCATCTTCAACGCCCAGCCCATGATCAAACAGGCGGGATTCGCGCTGGCGGTGGGCATCCTCATCGACGCGTTTGTCATCCGCATGACGTTCATTCCGGCCACCATGGCACTTGCTCGGGAGAAGGCGTGGTGGATTCCCGGGTGGCTGGACCGCCTCCTGCCTGACCTGGACGTCGAAGGCGACAAGCTCGCGCAAAAGATCCCGCTTCCCCATCCTGCCGCTCCCCACCAGCACGCCACCACGCACAAGCCCTGACGCGCCGTCGGCGAACATGTGCCTGCAGACAACGCCGAACCCGCGGCCGACGGCCGCGGTGCCGGTGCAAGGTGCCGTCCGCGTCGCTTCGCGCACCGCACGGGGTGCGCGAAGCGACCGCGACGAGAATGCGGTCGCCACCCCGCCACCCCGCCACCCCGCCACCCCGCCGCCCGTGTCGGCTGGTCGGCCTGTTCGGAGGTCTTCGCGACCCAGATGGTGAGCATCACGCGCTGCGGAACCACAAACACCACCTGAGACTGGACACCGCCGACGGCACCACCGCGTTCGACCAGGACGCCACGTTCTACCGGGCAGCCTGACTGGAGACTCCGCCTGGTCGCTGTTCCGTGCGTACAACTTCCTGGACCACCACATTCGGCACGCCGATCACACCCTGCGCGTCGCCCCCATCTTCACAGCAGCGGAGCGCGAGGACGCCACGTTCCGCGTCGGTCACTGAGACCGTGTCCTACGTGGTGAGGGACGAGTCGCTTGTAGCAGCAGTTGGCGGCAGCGAGGCCGCATCGGCGTGCGCATCGCCCGCAACGGGATCGAGTCCAGCGAACGATTAGGGCGACGCCGCTGGGTCATCGAGCGGACGATGTCCTGGCTGTCCGGCTATCGACGACTCAGCCCACGCCACGAGCGTCACCCCCACAACTTGGAACGCGGCTTGCCCCGGTCCTCGGGGCTCGGACCTGTGTGGTCGCCCCCTTTCTTTTGAGCCCTGACGTGGGCGGTGTCGAGGACGACGCGGGTGACGTCGATGAGGCCGGCGTCGTCGAGGTGGTGCAGCACGGCCTCGTGGAGGCGGCCCCAGACACCGGCCCTGGACCAGATCCGGAACCGGCGGTGAGCCGTCGACTTCGATATGCCGAAACAGGGCGGCAGTTGGCGCCAGGCGCAGCCGCTTACCAGGACGTAGACGATCGCCGCGAACAGCGTCTCATCAGGGGTGTCCTGGGTTCCGCCGCCGTGCGGCCGCACTCTCGAGGGCGGGATCAGCGGTTGCGCGATCTCCCACAGCCCGTCCGGAACAATCCAACTCCACGTACCCCGCCCCATGCGCGGAGCCACCACCGCCTCACCACGTAGGACACGATCTAAGCCGTACGCCGCTTGAACAGCGCTCCCGAAGCGGCCACCGAGGCGGCGAGGATGCCCGTGCACCAGGCGAGCGCCACCCACCCCGTCGAGCCCACCGGCTGCCCGAGCAGCAGTCCGCGTACCGCCTCGGTGACATGGGTGACGGGCTGGTGGGCGGCGAAGCCCTGGAGCCACGAGGGCATGGTGTCGGTCGGCACGAAGGCGCTGCTCGGGTAAGGCAGGAAGCTCACGAAGAAGGTGAAACCCCCGGCTGCCTCGGGGGACTTGACGAGCAGGCCCACTGCGGCGGACAGCCAGGAGAGCGCCGCGATGTAGGTGGCCAGGAGGCCGATCGCGGCGAGCCAGCCGCCCGGGCCGGCCGAGGGGCGGAAGCCGATCGCGAAGGCGAGCGCGAAGACCAGGGCGGTGGCGATCAGGTTCCGGGCCGTGGAGGCGAGGACGTGGCCCGCCAGGATGGGGATGCCGCCGATGTCGAGGGACCGGAAGCGGTCGATGATGCCGCCCTTGAGGTCCTCGGTGACGGTCACGGCGGTGCTGGCCGAACCGAAGCCGGCGCACAGCAGCAGGACGCCGGGGACGACGTAAGTGACGTATTCCGTACCGGTGTCGATGGCTCCGCCGAGGAAGTACACGAAGATCAGGAGCAGCATCACCGGAAGCGCCATGGCCGTCATCAGGGCGTCGACGTTGCGGCGGCTGAGCCGGATGGAGCGGCCGGTCATGATGAGTGCGTCAGACATGGCTGGGCTCCTGGTGTGCGGGCTTCGTGAGGGTCAGGAAGACGTCGTCGAGGGTGGCCGTGTGCAGCGAGAACCGTTCGATGAGCGTGCTGTCGGGGTCCAACGCGTCGAGCAGCGTCCGCACCTGGGGCGCACCGCCGTCGGTGAAGAAGCCCAGGGTGCGGGTCTCGGGCTCGCTGTACACCGCCTGTGACACCAGGCGCAGATAGGCGACCGGGTCGGTCAGGACGATGTCGAGGCGCTGGCCCGCGACGCGCCGCTTCAGTTCCTCGGAGGTGCCCTCGGCGACCAGTTCGCCGCCGTGGAGCACGGCGATACGGTCCGCCAACCGGTCGGCCTCCTCCAGGTACTGGGTGGTCAGGAAGACCGTCGTGCCCCGCGCCGACAGTTCGCGCACCACGCTCCACAGCTCCTGGCGGCTGCGCGGGTCGAGGCCCGCGGTCGGCTCGTCCAGGAAGATCACTTCGGGTTGGCCCGCCAGGGACGCGGCCAGGTCGAGGCGCCGTCGCATGCCTCCCGAGTACGTCTTGACCAGGCGGCCGGCGGCGTCGGCGAGGTCGAAGCGGTCGAGGAGTTCGGCGGCCCGGGTGCGTGCGGCTGCGCGGGAGGTGCGGGCACCGGCGTGGGTGCGGGTGAGCCGGGCCATCATCCGCAGGTTCTCCGCACCGGTCTGCATCTCGTCGAGCGCCGCGAACTGGCCGGTGAGGCTGATCGCGCGGCGGGCCCGGGCCCGCTCGGTGCGCAGGTCGTGCCCTGCGACCCTGGCGGTGCCCGCGTCGGCCTCGGTGAGCGTGGCCAGGATGCGGACGGTGGTGGTCTTGCCCGCGCCGTTCGGGCCGAGCAGGGCGTGTACGGTGCCGCGCGGCACCGCCAGGTCGAGACCGCGCAGAACCTCCACCTTGCCGTAGGTCTTGCGCAGGCCGATGGCCTCGATGGCGGGTGCGTCGGGCATGGCCTCGCCTCTCCATGACTGCTTACTGCGTATCCCTTACGCGTTATCGTGTAAGGGTTACGCAGAACTATGATGTGCGTCAAGCCGGAGGCCCGAGAAACGGTCCCGGGACGCAGAGGGAGGCAACGCGGATGGCGGCAGCGGACGAGGACACCGGCCTACCCGTGAGCCTCGCGACGGCCTGGGGTTTCAGGGCCCGCCCCTCGAAAGGGCCAAAGCCGGGGCTCAGCCTGGACCGCATCGTGGCCGCGGCAGTGGGCGCCGCGGCTGCCGAGGGCATCGGGGCGGTGTCGATGGGGCGCGTCGCCAAGGAGCTCGCCGTCTCGCCGATGTCGCTCTACCGGTACGTCGGCGCAAAGGACGAGCTCTACGTCCTGATGCAGGAGGCGGTCACGCCCGCGCCCCCCGAACCGATGCCCGAGGGGGCCGGGTGGCGCGCGGGGCTGACCCGGTGGGCCCGGGCACAGCGCGCGTTCTTCCACGAGAACCTATGGCTCCTGCGGATCCCTGTCTCCGGGCCGCCCGCAAGCCCGAAGTCGGTGGCGTGGATGGAGTACGGCCTCGAGACCCTCGACGGCACCGGGCTCGACGAGGGCACGAAACTCGGCGTGATCATGCTGGTCAGCGGCTATGTGCGCAACGAGGCGACGCTGATGTCAGACCTGGATGCCGCGTACACGGCGAGAGGCCACGCCCCCGACGAGGTGCTGCGCCGCTACCAGCGCACCCTCGCCGCCCTTACCGACCCCGAACGCCACCCGGCCGTCACACGCGTCCTCGAATCCGATGCCCTGGACCAGGCGGACGAGCCGGACGCGGACTTCGAGTTCGGACTCGGGGTCGTGCTCGACGGGGTGGCGGCGCTGATCGCGCGGCGCGGGTAGGGCGTTTCTTCCGGATCACCATCCGCTCCCCGGCCGACGCACGGCACGTCGCCTGGCAGGCTCGTCCTCACGTGTCAGACAGGTCGTCAAGGCGGCACCCGGCCCTCGCGTTCCAGCCCGTCATGGCGGAGTTCCTTGCCGGGGAAGGGTGTCGCCGAAGCCTACGAACCGTCAGGCCGAGGATCCACTGTCGATGACCAGGTCGGCGCCGACCACCGCGCCGGCCGCGGGCGAGGCGAGGTAGAGCACCGCGGCTGCCACTTCTTCTGCCTCCGCGACCCGGCCGAGCGGGTTTTCTGTCTTCACTCGCTCGGCACGGTCGGCCTCGGTCTCGCCGGGCCGCAGCGACATGGGAGCGGCGGAGGCGCCGGGACTGACCGCGTTGATGCGGATGCCCTGGTGGATGTGGTCGAGAGCGGCGGCACGGGTCAGCGCAGAGACCGCTGCCTTGGAGGTGATGTAGGCGGCAACGTTCGGGATCCGCAGGTGTGCGCCCAGGTTGGAGGAGATATTGACGATGGCGCCGCCACCGTTGTCCTTCATGTGGGCGATCTCGTGCTTCATGGCCAGCCAGACGCCGGTGACATTGGTCCGCAGCACCGCGTCCCAGTCCTCCTCGCTCACCTCTCCGACGGCTACGGTGCCGCGGAGTATCCCGGCGTTGTTGACCGCGATGTCCAGTCCGCCGAAGCGGGTAACGCTCTCGTGTACCAGGTTCTGGAGCTGGCCGGAGTCGGTGACATCGGCGGTGACGGTGGTGGCCGTGCCGCCTGCGGCCTCGATGAGGCCGACCGTCTCGTTCAGTGTGGCCGCGGTGCGCCCGGCGGCGACCACGGATGCGTCCTCGGCTGCGAATGCGAGCGCGATTGCGCGGCCGAGGCCGGAGCCTGCGCCGGTGACGAGGACGGTCTTGCCGGTGAAGCGGTTCATTTCGGTGGCTCCCTTGAGTGGTGGACTATTTGGTGCGGTGGTTCAGGAGGGCGACGGCGGCGAGAGCGGCCCCTGTTGCGGCCAGGGACGAGGTATCGCTGCCGAGCGTGAGCAGGATCGCGAACAGGACGGTCGGGCCGAATTCCATCGCGGTGTTCAGCACGCCGCCCGCGAGCCCGGTCTGCTGTTGCGGCACGCGTTCGGTGGCGAGCACGGCGGCTCCCGCGAAGGAGGCCGCCGTGCCGGCCGGCAGCAGCACCAGGCCCGGCAGCAGTCCATACCCGTATGAGATGTGTGCGTCGATCCCGGTGAGCGCGAGGAGGGCGAGCCCGGCCGCGCCGGTGCCGAGCCCGGCGGCTGTGACGGTTCGGGCCCCGTACCGGCCGATGAGCGGTCCTGCCGCGCGGCCCGCGGCGATCAGTGCAACAGCGAACGGTACGAACGCCGCCGAGGTCTGCAGCTGTGACCAGTCGCGCGCCTGCTGGAGGTGGAGGGAGAGAACCACGAAAGTCATCGCGGTTCCGCAAGCGCTCAGTGCGATGGCCGCGAGAGCGAGGCCCCGCCGCCGGTCGAGCAGGAAGCGGGGCGGCAGCAGCGGGTCGACGGCGCGGCGCTCGGCGTACCAGAACGCGGCCAGCAGCGCGGTTCCGCAGAGCAGCGGCACGAGCACGCCGACCGACGACCAGGGGCGGGTATCGGTGACGACGAGCCCGTAACTGGCGAGGGTGACCCCGGCGGTGGCGAGCAGAGCACCCGGCAGGTCGAGAGTCCTGCCCCGGCTCGGCATGGTGTCCGGCAGCAGCCGGGGCGTGAGGGCGAGGGCTGCGAGGGCCACCACGAGTGGCACGGCGAAGGTCCAACGCCAAGACAGCAGCGCTGAGATGACGCCGGAGAGCAGATTGCCCGCGGTCGCGCCGAGTATCGAGAGCCCGCCCCAGGTGGCCATCGCCCTGCCGTATGCGGTGGGGGAGGGGAAGGCGGCGCGCAGCACGGCCATGGCGGCGGGTGCGATCAGAGCCGCCCCCGCGCCCTGCGCGAAGCGCGCTGCGAGCAGTGTCCCGATGCCGGTGGTGAGCGGAGCGGCGGCCGAGGCGGCGGCGAAGAGGACGAGGCCTGCGGTGAGTGCGCGCCGCCCGCCGTAGCGGTCCGCGAGGCGACCGCCAAAGAGCAGCAGTCCGGTGAAGGTCAGTCCGTAGGCAGCGCTGAGCAGGATCAAGTCGGCGCGCTGCAGGTCGAATTCGCGCCCGATGAGGGGCAGCGGTATGGCGAGCGCGGCGAGTGTGAAGATCAGCGTGGCCTGGACGCTACCGAGGAGGACGAAGGCGCGTCGCTGCTGCATAGTGGCGACGCGGGCAGCGCCAGTGGCGGTCATGCCTTCCCCCTGATATTTGACCGATCGGTTCATTATTTGGGCATGCGGAAGCGAGCCCGGTGGTTCCCGGTGGGTGTGAGTCAGTCCAGCAGGGCTAGGGCCTGTTCGGCCGCGTCCCGCACCCGGGCGGGATCGTTCGACGCCTTGCCGACGATCCGTACACCCTGCAGCAGGACGAGCAGCATGCGGGCCAGTGCGCGCGGATCGCGGCCCTCGGGCAGCTCGCCCTGAGCCTGGGCCCGTACGAGCGCGGAGTGCAGCAGGGTCTCGACGTGCTCCCAGCTGATCTCGACCCGACGGGCCGCCGCAGGGTCGTGCGGGGCCAGTTCGGCCGCGGTATTGGTGACGAAGCAGCCGTTCAGCCGGGCTTCCGGGGAGGCGGCCTCTGTGGCGAAGCGGCGCACCACCGCCCGCACCGCAGGCAGTGCGGGGCCCGGCTGGGACAACTCGGCGAGGAGAGCCGGGTCGCGCGTCTCGGCGTACCGGTCCATGGCCTTCAGATACAGCTCGTGCTTGCTGCCGAAGGTCGCGTATATGCTCGCGCGGCCGATGCCGAGGTGCTCGACGAGGTCCGTCATTGACGTAGCTTCGTAGCCGCGCCGCCAGAACAGCTCAAGGGCCGACTGCAGCGCGGCGTCCGGATCGAATTCCTTGGTCCTGGCCACGTCGAAGACCATAGGCGTATCTAGAACGGTCGGTCAAATATCTGACACCGTGGCCGGGTCGTGAGGGCTCCCAATTTCCCACGCGCTTCCAGGACCCGGTACACCGTCGCGCGAGATACGGAGAATAGTTCGGCGAGGTCGGCGTTGGTGTGCTCGCCGGTGGCATGCTGCTTGATGAGGTGGGCCTGCCGACGGGCGGAGAGTTTTGGCGGCTTGCCGTGGAGCTTGCCCTTGGAACGGCCGACGGCCATGTCCTCGCGAGTTTTCATCCGCAACAGATCGACTTCGAACAGCGCAGGTGGCCAGGATGTTGAAGAACATCTTGCCACCGGGATGGCGACCAGGGGTGCGCAGCGGAGGGTCAGGCTTCGGCCCCGCGAGCGCATGAGGTAGGAAGACATCCGTGACCGAGCCGCCCCAGACCGCCACCCAGCACGCGTTTATCGCCCTCGCGCCGCCCGACCATGCGAAGAAGGAGCTGGCGCACGCGCTGAGCCCGGCCTACGCCGCCTATCCCGAGCTGCGCTGGAACCGCATCGAGGACTGGCACATCACCCTGGCGTTCCTGGGCGAGCTGCCTGTGCAGGCCGTCCACCGGCTTCGTTCGCCCCTCGCAGACCTGGCGGCTGCCCGCCCCTCTCTCGAACTGGTACTCCTCGGTGGCGGACACTTCGACGAGCGAGTGCTGTGGAGTGGCATCGAGGGCGATCTCGACGAACTGCACGAGCTGGGCGAAGCAGTGCGGGCGCGGATCAGGGACTGCGACATCGCCTTCGTCGAACGTCCGCTGCGTCCTCACCTCACGCTGGCCCGCGCTCGCCGCTACGACAACGCGTCCGTACCGGCGGCGGCCGCCTGCCTCGACGGCTTCACCGGACGCCCTTGGCAGACCGAACGTCTCCACCTGGTCGGCAGCACGGTAAGCGGCCACCCAGGCCCGCGGCGCTATCAGGACATCGACGCATGGACCCTGGCCACTGGGCCATGGCATCCCGACCCGAAACCGTCACAACTCACGTCAGGAGATCCGAGAAACAGCGCCTGGTTCTAGGGTCTACGCGGCGAGGGCGTGCCTGGTGCCAGGGATGCCTTCCCTGCGCTGGCTCGGGGCGACCCGCGCATAGCTGATGTAACGGGGTCAATGCCGCGCCCTTGCCGGTCACGCTTGCGTCTCCTGCCGGTGGAGGGTTGAGGATCTCCGCATGGATGAGGAGAACCCCGACCTGCTCACCATTGGCCAGCTCGCGCGCCGCACCAACCTTGCAGTGCGTACTTTGCGCTTCTGGTCGGACGAGGGGGCAGTGCCGCCTGTGGCCCGTTCCGCGGGCGGTTACCGGCTGTACGAGGCCGAGGCCGTGGCCCGGGTCGACCTGGTGCGGACCCTGCGGGAGCTGGGGTTCGGTCTCGATGACGTGGTCCGCGTCGTGAGTGGCCGCACCACGGTCGCCGAGGTTGCTGACGCGCATGTGGCCGCGCTTGATGCGCAAATTCGTTCACTCAAGGTGAGCCGGGTACGCAGGGCCCAGCAGAACTCCGACGGCACCTCAAGAACTGGCGGATCCTCACCAAACTTCGAACCGATCCCGCCCGCGCCACCCAACTTCTGCGTGTTCTGCTCGTACTGACCAACCTTGAAGTCGACCGCTGACGAATGATCCTCTCCGCGGACTCCCGCCCACGACCAGCACGTGTACCCCGAGGACCGATCACACCAGGTCTTTGACCTGCGACTTCAAGTTGGTGGCAACTCAGTCCGTGGCTTCCGGGTCGAGACAGTGCCAGGATCGGCCTTCGGAGACGGGTCGAGGTCCCGGACATAGACGCTGACACGCGCCCCGTTGACATGGGTTGTTCCGTACGCACGGAAGTGGCGCCGCAGGGTGCTTGTTTTCGCTTCCTCCTGCGAGTTGGTCGACGACTGC of the Streptomyces aurantiacus genome contains:
- a CDS encoding TetR/AcrR family transcriptional regulator C-terminal domain-containing protein encodes the protein MAAADEDTGLPVSLATAWGFRARPSKGPKPGLSLDRIVAAAVGAAAAEGIGAVSMGRVAKELAVSPMSLYRYVGAKDELYVLMQEAVTPAPPEPMPEGAGWRAGLTRWARAQRAFFHENLWLLRIPVSGPPASPKSVAWMEYGLETLDGTGLDEGTKLGVIMLVSGYVRNEATLMSDLDAAYTARGHAPDEVLRRYQRTLAALTDPERHPAVTRVLESDALDQADEPDADFEFGLGVVLDGVAALIARRG
- a CDS encoding helix-turn-helix domain-containing protein; the encoded protein is MSSYLMRSRGRSLTLRCAPLVAIPVARCSSTSWPPALFEVDLLRMKTREDMAVGRSKGKLHGKPPKLSARRQAHLIKQHATGEHTNADLAELFSVSRATVYRVLEARGKLGALTTRPRCQIFDRPF
- a CDS encoding ABC transporter ATP-binding protein; amino-acid sequence: MPDAPAIEAIGLRKTYGKVEVLRGLDLAVPRGTVHALLGPNGAGKTTTVRILATLTEADAGTARVAGHDLRTERARARRAISLTGQFAALDEMQTGAENLRMMARLTRTHAGARTSRAAARTRAAELLDRFDLADAAGRLVKTYSGGMRRRLDLAASLAGQPEVIFLDEPTAGLDPRSRQELWSVVRELSARGTTVFLTTQYLEEADRLADRIAVLHGGELVAEGTSEELKRRVAGQRLDIVLTDPVAYLRLVSQAVYSEPETRTLGFFTDGGAPQVRTLLDALDPDSTLIERFSLHTATLDDVFLTLTKPAHQEPSHV
- a CDS encoding MFS transporter, with the translated sequence MTATGAARVATMQQRRAFVLLGSVQATLIFTLAALAIPLPLIGREFDLQRADLILLSAAYGLTFTGLLLFGGRLADRYGGRRALTAGLVLFAAASAAAPLTTGIGTLLAARFAQGAGAALIAPAAMAVLRAAFPSPTAYGRAMATWGGLSILGATAGNLLSGVISALLSWRWTFAVPLVVALAALALTPRLLPDTMPSRGRTLDLPGALLATAGVTLASYGLVVTDTRPWSSVGVLVPLLCGTALLAAFWYAERRAVDPLLPPRFLLDRRRGLALAAIALSACGTAMTFVVLSLHLQQARDWSQLQTSAAFVPFAVALIAAGRAAGPLIGRYGARTVTAAGLGTGAAGLALLALTGIDAHISYGYGLLPGLVLLPAGTAASFAGAAVLATERVPQQQTGLAGGVLNTAMEFGPTVLFAILLTLGSDTSSLAATGAALAAVALLNHRTK
- a CDS encoding TetR/AcrR family transcriptional regulator; protein product: MARTKEFDPDAALQSALELFWRRGYEATSMTDLVEHLGIGRASIYATFGSKHELYLKAMDRYAETRDPALLAELSQPGPALPAVRAVVRRFATEAASPEARLNGCFVTNTAAELAPHDPAAARRVEISWEHVETLLHSALVRAQAQGELPEGRDPRALARMLLVLLQGVRIVGKASNDPARVRDAAEQALALLD
- a CDS encoding SDR family NAD(P)-dependent oxidoreductase — encoded protein: MNRFTGKTVLVTGAGSGLGRAIALAFAAEDASVVAAGRTAATLNETVGLIEAAGGTATTVTADVTDSGQLQNLVHESVTRFGGLDIAVNNAGILRGTVAVGEVSEEDWDAVLRTNVTGVWLAMKHEIAHMKDNGGGAIVNISSNLGAHLRIPNVAAYITSKAAVSALTRAAALDHIHQGIRINAVSPGASAAPMSLRPGETEADRAERVKTENPLGRVAEAEEVAAAVLYLASPAAGAVVGADLVIDSGSSA
- the thpR gene encoding RNA 2',3'-cyclic phosphodiesterase, with amino-acid sequence MTEPPQTATQHAFIALAPPDHAKKELAHALSPAYAAYPELRWNRIEDWHITLAFLGELPVQAVHRLRSPLADLAAARPSLELVLLGGGHFDERVLWSGIEGDLDELHELGEAVRARIRDCDIAFVERPLRPHLTLARARRYDNASVPAAAACLDGFTGRPWQTERLHLVGSTVSGHPGPRRYQDIDAWTLATGPWHPDPKPSQLTSGDPRNSAWF